Proteins from a single region of Chloroherpeton thalassium ATCC 35110:
- a CDS encoding TIR domain-containing protein, which yields MNKKIFISFHYDRDAWRAAQVRNHPDMQYSFHKTELLDAAKWDKLKQKGDIAIKNWIKCQLEGSTVTIVLIGKETAQRRFIKYEIEQSYYRGNGLIGIYIHKLKNQFGYSDEKGENPFEHFYLHHDYLNPLTKHTKTYDWIDDNGPKNISSWIEDAAKSTLRKHACY from the coding sequence ATGAACAAAAAAATATTCATTAGCTTTCATTATGATCGAGACGCTTGGAGAGCGGCTCAAGTGCGTAATCACCCCGACATGCAGTACTCTTTTCATAAGACGGAACTTTTGGACGCTGCGAAGTGGGATAAATTGAAGCAAAAAGGTGACATCGCTATCAAAAACTGGATTAAATGCCAGCTTGAAGGAAGCACAGTCACCATTGTTTTGATTGGAAAAGAAACCGCTCAGCGGCGATTCATTAAATATGAAATCGAGCAAAGCTATTATAGAGGAAATGGGCTAATTGGGATTTACATTCACAAACTCAAAAACCAGTTTGGCTATTCCGATGAAAAAGGAGAAAACCCGTTTGAGCATTTTTACCTGCACCACGATTACTTAAATCCTTTGACGAAGCACACAAAAACCTACGACTGGATTGATGACAACGGCCCAAAAAACATTAGCTCTTGGATAGAAGATGCTGCCAAAAGTACACTAAGAAAACACGCTTGCTACTAA
- a CDS encoding prealbumin-like fold domain-containing protein, whose product MNSFKIFFRMLPVLLILAGCAGSGLKIEGTARLDLGKGDPKPVANAPVVLLPSSPYTAQLEQKRNGFTMGQSEIAHLRNLLVEKQDSLKAAYVASNYQNAAVKTEYEALTDTLAQLKKESDAFKKEYITSVAKWLGQVAIAKAQTDENGKFHFESLEPGKYLLVGVYGISKQTGLLIKSIDISHSGEENLSIQNRDRIFYIDENDEM is encoded by the coding sequence ATGAACAGTTTCAAAATCTTTTTCAGAATGCTTCCTGTGCTTTTGATTTTAGCCGGTTGTGCCGGCTCAGGTCTTAAAATAGAAGGCACGGCGAGGCTTGATTTGGGAAAGGGCGATCCAAAACCGGTCGCAAACGCGCCCGTTGTTCTGCTGCCCAGTTCACCTTATACTGCGCAGTTAGAACAAAAGCGAAACGGCTTCACCATGGGGCAATCTGAAATCGCTCATTTGCGAAACTTGCTTGTGGAAAAACAGGACAGCTTGAAAGCCGCTTATGTAGCAAGCAACTATCAGAATGCGGCTGTCAAAACTGAGTACGAAGCCCTGACCGACACGCTGGCTCAACTCAAAAAAGAATCCGACGCATTTAAAAAGGAATACATCACTTCGGTTGCAAAGTGGCTTGGCCAAGTTGCCATTGCAAAAGCGCAAACGGACGAAAATGGCAAGTTCCATTTCGAATCGCTTGAGCCCGGAAAGTACCTTTTAGTTGGCGTTTATGGAATTTCAAAACAGACAGGACTGCTCATCAAATCCATCGACATCAGCCATTCGGGCGAGGAAAATCTTTCCATCCAAAACCGCGACAGAATTTTCTATATCGACGAAAACGACGAGATGTAA
- a CDS encoding YIP1 family protein, producing MKRAVGMLLSPNTEWLTVKNEPIYDHAEIVRDFALPIVFVSIFIMLSLIGVSKQGVLFAIAAFVLTFLNLTLTSGLLLQVSRRFDSSVDMVASTKLVVFSSIPFWLSLTFLSTHFLAFLAGLLGTGYSIVLAKVGLPTMFSPAKEEKNKLFGLSALAILFVNFITLSILIAIKRLVLPTD from the coding sequence TTGAAACGAGCTGTAGGAATGCTGCTCAGCCCAAATACGGAATGGCTCACCGTAAAAAATGAGCCTATTTATGACCATGCGGAAATTGTGCGGGATTTTGCCTTGCCAATCGTTTTTGTCAGCATCTTTATCATGCTGAGTTTGATTGGGGTTTCAAAGCAAGGGGTGCTATTTGCAATTGCCGCGTTTGTGCTCACCTTTTTGAATCTGACATTAACCAGCGGACTGCTTTTGCAAGTCTCTCGACGGTTTGATTCATCCGTCGACATGGTGGCTTCAACAAAGCTCGTCGTGTTTTCTTCTATTCCATTTTGGTTGTCATTAACTTTTTTATCGACGCACTTTTTAGCGTTTCTGGCGGGCTTGCTTGGCACAGGTTATAGCATTGTGCTGGCGAAGGTCGGTTTGCCAACGATGTTTTCGCCGGCGAAGGAAGAAAAAAACAAGCTTTTTGGGCTGTCAGCTCTCGCCATCTTGTTCGTCAATTTTATAACCTTGTCTATCTTAATTGCTATTAAGCGGTTGGTTTTGCCCACTGATTGA
- the murA gene encoding UDP-N-acetylglucosamine 1-carboxyvinyltransferase — MEKLVIRGGKPLSGTVSVSGSKNSALAIMAAALLPASGKTVIHRVPNLRDVHTLSNLLRIIGAKVDFEAHTLSIASGDISHYEAPYELVKKMRASIYVLGPLLGRFGRAKVSLPGGCAFGPRPVDLHIESMKKLGADIKLEDGYIIAKTKRKGLSGAKIDFRISSVGATGNTLMAAALAKGTTCLTNAALEPEIVYLCEFLEKMGAKISGIGTTTLEIEGVDELYPIRADNICDRIEAGTLLAAAAITHGNITLTDVDPDHLTAILEKFKEIGCEVSTTETAITLSAPETLLPSNVEALPYPKFPTDMQAQWIALMTQANGISQIIDQVYTERFNHVPELNRLGGEITVKNNMATVHGVKPLSGAKVMSTDLRASASLILAGLAAKGTTEVLRVYHLDRGYESIEKKLRKLGARIRRQTYDEFAQPQLT; from the coding sequence ATGGAAAAACTTGTTATTAGAGGCGGGAAACCCCTTTCTGGAACGGTATCCGTTTCCGGTTCAAAAAACTCTGCGCTGGCAATTATGGCCGCGGCTCTTTTGCCAGCTTCTGGAAAAACCGTGATTCACCGCGTGCCAAACCTTCGTGATGTTCATACTTTAAGCAATTTGCTTCGGATCATTGGAGCAAAAGTTGATTTTGAAGCGCATACCTTATCAATTGCATCCGGCGACATTTCCCACTATGAAGCACCTTATGAATTGGTTAAGAAAATGCGCGCTTCGATTTATGTGTTAGGGCCGTTGTTGGGAAGATTTGGCCGCGCGAAAGTTTCTTTGCCTGGCGGCTGCGCATTCGGGCCTCGGCCAGTAGACTTACACATCGAATCCATGAAAAAATTAGGCGCCGACATCAAACTTGAGGACGGCTACATTATCGCAAAAACAAAACGCAAAGGCTTGAGTGGCGCAAAAATCGACTTTCGGATTTCTTCGGTTGGGGCAACAGGAAACACGCTTATGGCTGCGGCTTTGGCAAAAGGAACTACTTGCCTGACAAATGCGGCGTTAGAACCCGAAATCGTGTATTTATGCGAATTTCTTGAAAAAATGGGCGCCAAGATTTCCGGCATTGGCACCACCACACTTGAAATAGAAGGCGTTGATGAACTCTATCCGATCCGCGCCGACAACATTTGCGATCGAATTGAAGCCGGCACGCTGCTCGCCGCTGCTGCGATTACTCACGGCAACATAACCCTAACGGATGTAGATCCCGATCACCTAACTGCAATTCTTGAAAAGTTTAAAGAAATCGGCTGTGAAGTCAGCACCACCGAGACGGCGATCACGCTTTCCGCTCCTGAAACCTTGCTTCCATCGAATGTTGAGGCCTTGCCCTATCCAAAATTTCCAACGGATATGCAGGCACAATGGATTGCGCTGATGACTCAGGCAAACGGCATCAGCCAGATCATCGATCAGGTCTACACAGAACGCTTTAACCACGTGCCGGAACTGAATCGGTTAGGCGGCGAAATTACGGTTAAAAATAACATGGCAACGGTTCATGGCGTCAAACCGCTCAGCGGCGCCAAGGTGATGTCGACCGATTTGCGCGCTTCCGCCAGTTTAATTTTGGCCGGCCTTGCCGCAAAAGGAACAACAGAAGTGCTGCGGGTGTATCATCTCGACCGAGGATACGAATCAATTGAAAAGAAACTACGAAAATTAGGGGCTCGCATTCGTCGCCAAACCTACGACGAATTTGCCCAACCGCAACTCACTTAA
- a CDS encoding alpha-amylase — translation MMQAFYWDCPRVEGQEFLWWEYVKEKIPALAQAGFSALWLPPAHKAPNINGLSMGYDPYDYYDLGEYDQKGYVKTWFGSKRELLDLIDLAHSYQLSVIADIVINHNNGADAEEVNPIDGHTRWTLFSQPKSGKFLRSWDCFHPTHYETWDDGTFGDMPDLCHRNPYVYTEILKLAKWLIEDIGFDGFRYDFVKGYGTWIIKAIQEQRYTKNGQPFKPYGVAENWSSDREIEDWLNEVNNWNDNPVDAFDFPLRYQLKNLCDVYGFSLKNLIGSHTVFYDKPFGAVTFVDNHDFRGDDTPQITHDKLLAYSVILTHEGYPCVFWQDYYSWDLAKEGSPNGIAALIEAHEQFAAGSTSTLWLDDNLYIMQRTGFENKPGLIFVLNNRQAIVGTGRGFPHSGKILISSRLPGGAAASLTRLIINMSTTMAVANFGRRLADMWFISRKSNQRLFEKLLVELRLERQRAALIPGAAFCGHATCH, via the coding sequence ATGATGCAAGCTTTTTACTGGGACTGTCCGAGAGTAGAAGGACAAGAATTTCTATGGTGGGAATATGTTAAGGAAAAAATTCCTGCCTTAGCTCAAGCTGGCTTTAGCGCTTTGTGGCTACCGCCAGCACATAAAGCGCCAAACATTAATGGATTATCTATGGGCTACGACCCTTACGATTATTACGATCTCGGCGAATACGACCAAAAGGGTTATGTAAAAACCTGGTTTGGCTCAAAACGCGAGTTACTTGATTTAATTGATTTGGCTCATTCTTATCAGTTAAGCGTGATTGCAGATATCGTGATCAACCACAACAACGGCGCCGACGCAGAAGAAGTCAATCCAATTGATGGCCACACGCGCTGGACACTTTTCAGTCAACCCAAAAGTGGAAAATTTCTTCGCAGTTGGGACTGCTTTCACCCAACTCACTATGAGACTTGGGACGATGGCACATTTGGCGACATGCCCGATCTTTGCCATAGAAACCCATATGTTTATACCGAGATTCTCAAGTTAGCCAAATGGCTGATCGAAGACATTGGCTTCGACGGTTTCCGATACGACTTTGTAAAAGGCTATGGAACCTGGATCATCAAGGCAATTCAAGAGCAACGGTATACAAAAAACGGCCAACCGTTCAAGCCTTACGGCGTTGCCGAGAATTGGTCGAGCGATCGGGAAATTGAAGATTGGCTCAACGAAGTCAACAATTGGAATGATAATCCTGTTGACGCCTTTGATTTTCCTTTAAGATATCAACTCAAAAACCTATGCGATGTTTATGGGTTTAGCTTAAAAAATTTGATCGGCAGCCACACGGTTTTTTATGACAAACCATTCGGAGCGGTTACGTTTGTTGATAATCATGATTTCCGAGGAGACGACACGCCACAAATCACTCATGATAAATTATTGGCTTATAGTGTCATTTTAACGCATGAGGGCTATCCGTGTGTATTTTGGCAAGATTATTACAGTTGGGATTTAGCCAAAGAAGGCTCGCCTAACGGCATCGCGGCCTTGATAGAAGCTCATGAACAGTTTGCAGCCGGTTCCACAAGCACGCTCTGGCTCGATGACAACTTATACATTATGCAACGAACAGGTTTCGAAAATAAACCCGGTTTGATTTTTGTCCTGAACAACAGACAGGCGATAGTTGGAACGGGGCGTGGGTTTCCACACAGTGGAAAAATATTGATTTCGAGCCGATTGCCTGGTGGAGCAGCAGCGAGCTTGACACGCCTTATCATCAACATGTCTACGACGATGGCCGTGGCGAATTTTGGGCGCCGCCTCGCGGATATGTGGTTTATAAGCCGAAAGTCTAACCAACGACTTTTTGAAAAATTGTTAGTCGAACTGCGACTTGAGCGGCAACGAGCGGCGCTTATTCCTGGCGCCGCTTTTTGCGGCCATGCAACCTGCCACTGA
- a CDS encoding VanZ family protein, with the protein MQLNKSFWLNQFPALLYAGFIFVLSSIPGDTFPVVKLDLISPDKLVHAMLFGGLAFLLAHALYHQESFPYLKENWLVCTILFATLYAISDETHQYFVRNRTPEIMDLNADLFGIVVFSLIFLKFRTKALSK; encoded by the coding sequence ATGCAATTAAACAAGTCTTTTTGGCTCAATCAATTTCCGGCATTGCTCTATGCCGGTTTTATTTTTGTCCTTTCAAGCATTCCTGGTGACACGTTTCCCGTTGTAAAGCTCGATCTGATTTCCCCGGATAAATTGGTTCACGCCATGCTATTCGGCGGATTGGCATTTCTTCTCGCGCATGCGCTGTATCACCAAGAGTCGTTTCCCTATTTGAAAGAAAACTGGCTGGTCTGCACGATTCTTTTTGCGACGCTTTATGCGATTAGTGATGAAACGCATCAGTATTTTGTGCGAAACCGCACGCCGGAAATCATGGATTTGAACGCTGATTTGTTTGGCATTGTGGTTTTTAGCCTGATCTTTCTAAAGTTTCGCACAAAAGCGCTGAGCAAGTAA
- a CDS encoding Crp/Fnr family transcriptional regulator, producing the protein MQGFLDQIRYYAELNNHEIRILQEAVTRKNYNKNDLIFTEGKISNEIYFVTKGCVRLFYNVDGNEKTAFFYTEGQFICAGESYTFGVPAKENYQAVEQTELYIITKSNIEKLLSVSAKFEIIARIATENELITCQNIIASFVTKTAEERYIELLNKQGDLFQRVPQQYIASFLGVSPETLSRIKARVFRKKNS; encoded by the coding sequence ATGCAAGGATTTTTAGACCAAATTAGATATTACGCGGAATTAAATAACCATGAAATAAGAATCCTTCAAGAAGCTGTTACACGAAAAAATTATAACAAAAATGACTTGATATTTACAGAGGGAAAAATATCAAATGAGATTTATTTCGTTACAAAAGGCTGTGTTAGATTATTTTATAATGTAGATGGAAATGAGAAAACGGCTTTTTTCTACACGGAAGGACAGTTTATTTGCGCAGGAGAAAGCTATACCTTTGGCGTTCCTGCAAAAGAAAATTATCAGGCTGTTGAGCAGACCGAACTTTATATTATCACCAAATCAAACATAGAAAAATTATTATCCGTATCGGCAAAATTTGAAATTATTGCGCGCATCGCCACAGAAAATGAACTCATCACCTGCCAAAATATCATTGCCTCATTCGTCACCAAAACAGCAGAAGAAAGATATATCGAACTGCTTAATAAACAGGGAGATTTATTTCAACGAGTACCGCAACAGTATATTGCTTCTTTTTTAGGCGTTTCACCTGAAACACTCAGCAGAATTAAAGCGAGGGTTTTTAGAAAAAAGAATTCTTGA
- the upp gene encoding uracil phosphoribosyltransferase yields the protein MHFTVIEHALLKADLSVIRDEKTPNGLFRNRIARISEILAVEILKNAELKHFSVQTPLEKTVGFGLRNSYVLVPVLRAGLGLVDGFLKFLPDAGVSHIGVSRDETTHEPNFYYSNIPEKIQESICIILDPMLATGGSATLAADLLKAKGAKRLMLVSVVAAPEGVRKLNEHHPDIAIYTAALDRALNVNKFILPGLGDAGDRIFGT from the coding sequence ATGCACTTCACAGTTATTGAGCACGCGCTTTTAAAAGCAGACCTCTCTGTTATTCGCGACGAAAAAACTCCAAATGGCCTTTTTAGAAATCGGATAGCCAGAATTTCAGAAATTTTAGCTGTTGAAATTCTCAAAAACGCCGAACTCAAACACTTCTCAGTTCAAACACCGCTTGAGAAAACTGTCGGATTTGGCTTAAGAAATAGCTATGTGCTTGTTCCCGTCCTGAGAGCCGGATTAGGTTTGGTTGATGGATTTCTCAAGTTTCTACCTGATGCCGGCGTGTCTCACATCGGCGTTTCGCGCGATGAAACTACCCATGAACCGAATTTTTACTACTCCAACATTCCTGAAAAAATTCAGGAGTCGATCTGCATCATTTTAGATCCGATGCTCGCCACAGGCGGCAGCGCCACCCTGGCAGCTGATCTACTAAAAGCAAAAGGGGCCAAACGCCTTATGCTCGTTTCCGTTGTAGCCGCACCTGAAGGCGTACGAAAACTAAACGAGCATCACCCTGACATTGCGATCTACACCGCTGCACTCGATAGAGCGCTCAATGTCAACAAATTTATTTTGCCTGGTTTAGGCGATGCCGGCGACAGAATTTTTGGCACGTAA
- a CDS encoding murein hydrolase activator EnvC family protein, with translation MKLAFLLSILLVCSVSGFSAENSKKSDIQKISKERLETEQTLKLLQKQVDEYEAKFSEASESEKKSIETLKNLSTQLLLYKEIVSKLTSSQRKLRLEIRAQKQALHEAEKDLARMKADFARYAVAIYKFGEQKEIEVLFSSKSVNQALVRREYIKRFSDVGKLKMKDIELQKEAISKRKALLQAQYQESQSLLNEKRETLASYQQRKKEKETLLSNLRKNKRLFKKQITESQEKSKLLQKQIQQLIQAEEVAIREEIARKKREEAERRRLMAKQQEPNSEKHGRRSDVALELEPAQPMLKESASDFDYSAVSIDFDKNRGRLPWPVGGGVIVQAFGKNEDKDLKIVTFNNGVDISVPIGSSVHAVAGGKVTQIAYLPTFGNIVIIRHSNSYITVYANLADIRVTNGEVIRSGQVIGVSSKMTEGGSILHFEVWKGRDKCDPEVWLAKK, from the coding sequence ATGAAACTGGCGTTTCTACTATCGATTTTGCTGGTTTGCAGCGTTTCAGGTTTCTCGGCTGAAAATTCAAAGAAGAGCGATATTCAAAAAATTTCAAAAGAGCGCCTGGAAACTGAGCAGACTTTGAAGCTGCTTCAAAAGCAAGTGGATGAATATGAAGCAAAATTCAGCGAAGCGTCGGAATCGGAGAAAAAGTCGATTGAGACTTTGAAAAATCTATCTACGCAGTTGCTGCTTTATAAAGAAATTGTTTCCAAATTGACCAGCAGCCAGCGAAAACTGCGTTTGGAAATTCGTGCGCAAAAGCAGGCACTGCATGAAGCCGAAAAAGATTTGGCTCGCATGAAAGCAGATTTTGCGCGCTACGCGGTTGCGATTTACAAATTTGGCGAGCAAAAAGAAATTGAAGTGCTGTTTTCGTCCAAATCGGTAAATCAGGCGTTGGTGCGCCGCGAATATATCAAGCGATTTTCGGACGTGGGGAAGCTCAAAATGAAGGATATTGAGCTTCAAAAAGAAGCGATTTCCAAACGAAAAGCTTTGCTGCAAGCGCAATATCAGGAGTCGCAATCGTTGTTGAACGAGAAGCGAGAGACTTTAGCGTCGTATCAGCAGCGAAAGAAAGAAAAAGAAACGCTGCTAAGCAATTTGAGAAAGAACAAGCGGCTGTTTAAAAAGCAAATTACAGAGAGTCAGGAAAAATCGAAGCTGCTGCAAAAGCAAATTCAGCAACTCATTCAAGCAGAAGAAGTGGCGATTCGCGAAGAAATTGCGCGCAAGAAACGCGAAGAAGCCGAACGGCGCCGCTTGATGGCTAAACAGCAAGAACCTAATTCGGAGAAACATGGCCGGCGCTCCGATGTGGCGCTTGAATTGGAGCCAGCCCAGCCCATGTTGAAAGAAAGTGCCAGCGATTTTGATTATAGCGCCGTCTCCATTGATTTTGATAAAAATCGCGGGCGCTTGCCTTGGCCGGTTGGTGGCGGGGTAATTGTGCAAGCGTTTGGTAAAAATGAGGATAAGGACTTGAAAATTGTGACTTTCAACAATGGCGTAGATATTTCCGTGCCGATTGGCAGTTCAGTACATGCTGTTGCTGGTGGAAAGGTTACCCAAATTGCGTACTTGCCCACATTTGGGAATATTGTTATTATCCGCCACTCGAATTCCTACATCACCGTTTATGCAAATTTGGCGGATATTCGAGTGACCAACGGCGAAGTGATTCGTTCGGGTCAGGTTATTGGTGTTTCAAGTAAGATGACTGAAGGCGGCTCAATCTTGCATTTTGAAGTTTGGAAAGGTCGTGATAAGTGCGATCCAGAAGTTTGGCTTGCAAAAAAATAA
- a CDS encoding TonB family protein, which yields MKQVLLILLTGLFAQSSYGQTKLIGRVTSQQGEPLSGVSVFISGPVMKAKLTDARGYYVFLSIPEGTYLVKASKQALRWQNTMTLVGNMLHRKDIRFGSENQETLLAKAAIPEKPKREPAKTVEPAQKTELPKKTVALAPEPPKAQEKEAAETPTLVKEVAEPIQLASAEQEPIVNVTEEIHEVLETAQEQETVMNQVPDQPVDVEGGISSIYKKLVYPEVARRLYIDGKVVVKVSVDANGAITQIDFLKPGHELLNDEVVRVLTDETHFIPAQTGGKCVPGSVVIPIKFSINR from the coding sequence ATGAAACAGGTTTTATTGATTCTACTGACCGGACTTTTCGCACAGTCAAGTTATGGGCAAACCAAATTAATTGGTCGCGTAACGAGTCAACAAGGCGAACCGCTCTCCGGTGTCAGCGTTTTTATTTCAGGGCCAGTGATGAAAGCGAAATTAACCGATGCACGCGGGTATTACGTTTTTCTCTCAATTCCTGAAGGCACGTATTTGGTGAAAGCATCTAAGCAAGCGCTTCGTTGGCAAAACACGATGACTCTGGTTGGCAATATGCTTCACCGAAAAGACATTCGATTTGGGAGTGAAAATCAGGAAACGCTGCTTGCTAAAGCGGCCATTCCAGAAAAGCCAAAACGAGAGCCTGCCAAAACGGTGGAGCCAGCCCAAAAAACAGAATTGCCTAAGAAAACAGTGGCTTTAGCGCCTGAGCCGCCAAAAGCGCAAGAAAAAGAAGCGGCTGAAACTCCAACGCTGGTGAAAGAAGTCGCAGAACCGATTCAACTGGCATCAGCTGAGCAAGAACCAATCGTAAATGTAACCGAAGAAATTCACGAGGTTTTGGAAACGGCTCAAGAGCAAGAAACGGTTATGAATCAAGTGCCAGATCAACCGGTTGATGTCGAGGGCGGCATTTCATCGATTTATAAAAAACTGGTTTATCCTGAAGTGGCGCGTCGGCTCTACATTGATGGAAAGGTGGTTGTAAAAGTTTCGGTTGATGCGAATGGCGCAATTACGCAAATTGATTTTTTGAAACCAGGTCATGAACTTTTGAATGACGAAGTTGTTCGTGTTTTGACGGATGAAACGCATTTTATTCCAGCTCAAACCGGAGGAAAATGCGTGCCAGGCTCAGTGGTGATTCCCATAAAGTTTTCCATAAATCGATAA
- a CDS encoding S1C family serine protease: protein MMKRHFTFSIILLCAFLHSACTDSRTSDDENTHREVAPNSLYAQSTESLNNQISSSRKNAITQAVQTASPAVVGINVTEIRKYRYRDPLSMFWENDPFWGQFMNPQGRTFQQEVKGLGSGFLISSDGYILTNSHVAGNATRIVVTLTDGTRHDAKLVGADDLTDIALLKIDGEDFPYLKFGDSNDIMVGEWAIALGNPFGLFDINDKPSVTVGVVSAAGLNFPDVDGRSYRDMIQTDAAINSGNSGGPLLNAAAEVVGMNTFIYTGGGKGSIGIGFAVPVNKLKVIYDELRRNGKVDRSFKTGITVQPIDMRLAKAFGLSAIKGVLVSDIQAGSSGEKAGLKPGDVIVEANDEEIKNEQDLSWAIRELKAGDKLKLKVIRNKELKTILVMLEKAN from the coding sequence ATGATGAAGCGACATTTCACTTTCTCCATCATTTTGCTGTGCGCTTTTCTTCATAGCGCATGCACGGATTCCAGAACGAGCGACGATGAAAACACGCATCGTGAAGTCGCTCCAAATTCATTATATGCTCAAAGCACGGAATCGCTGAATAATCAAATTTCTTCTTCGAGAAAAAATGCCATCACCCAAGCCGTTCAAACGGCAAGCCCTGCGGTGGTGGGCATTAATGTGACGGAAATACGGAAATATCGTTATCGTGACCCGCTGAGCATGTTTTGGGAAAATGATCCGTTTTGGGGACAATTTATGAACCCGCAAGGACGGACATTTCAGCAGGAAGTCAAAGGATTGGGTTCTGGCTTTTTGATATCTTCCGATGGCTACATTTTGACCAATTCGCATGTGGCCGGAAACGCGACTCGCATTGTGGTAACCTTAACAGACGGCACACGCCACGATGCAAAGCTGGTGGGTGCAGATGATTTAACCGATATCGCACTTTTGAAAATAGATGGAGAAGATTTTCCTTATTTGAAATTTGGTGATTCGAACGACATCATGGTGGGCGAGTGGGCGATTGCTCTTGGCAATCCGTTTGGCCTCTTTGACATCAATGATAAGCCCTCGGTGACGGTGGGCGTTGTGAGCGCGGCGGGGCTAAACTTTCCCGATGTGGATGGCCGCTCGTATCGCGACATGATTCAAACCGATGCTGCAATTAACAGTGGCAATAGCGGCGGCCCGCTCTTGAACGCAGCCGCTGAAGTTGTTGGTATGAATACATTTATTTACACGGGTGGTGGCAAAGGATCGATTGGCATTGGCTTTGCCGTGCCGGTGAATAAGCTCAAAGTCATTTATGATGAACTGCGCCGAAATGGAAAGGTTGATAGAAGCTTCAAAACCGGGATTACTGTTCAGCCGATAGATATGCGTTTAGCAAAAGCTTTTGGTCTCTCAGCGATTAAAGGCGTTTTGGTGTCGGATATTCAGGCGGGTTCATCGGGAGAAAAGGCCGGTTTAAAACCCGGCGATGTGATTGTCGAGGCGAATGATGAAGAAATTAAGAACGAGCAAGATTTAAGTTGGGCAATTAGAGAATTAAAAGCAGGGGATAAGTTGAAGCTGAAAGTCATTCGCAATAAAGAGCTGAAAACTATCCTTGTCATGCTGGAAAAAGCGAATTAG
- a CDS encoding SDR family oxidoreductase, producing METKKVLVAGATGYLGQYLVKELKKRNYWVRVLIRKPAQKVKFENVDDYFVGQITQPETLQGVTQNIDWAFSTVGITRQKDGFTYMDVDYQGNANLLKEAQKTGVASFQYISAIHGDKLRHLKIFEAKEKFVDELKASGINYCVLRPNGFFSDMADFLQMAKAGRVYLFGNGDYKLNPIDGEDLAKVCVDKLLSGEKEASIGGPDVLSQNEIAALALKAWNQPEKITHLPDWTRKFTLWVLRTFTSPKTYGTIEFFLSAMASDNIAPQYGNKSLQDFFNSEVKNQKIPYWLLFKSMNS from the coding sequence ATGGAAACGAAAAAAGTTTTAGTAGCAGGCGCAACCGGTTATTTGGGACAATACCTGGTAAAAGAATTGAAAAAAAGAAATTATTGGGTTCGGGTTTTAATTCGCAAGCCCGCGCAAAAAGTCAAGTTCGAGAATGTGGACGATTATTTTGTCGGCCAAATCACCCAACCGGAAACGCTGCAGGGCGTTACGCAAAACATCGATTGGGCTTTTTCGACTGTAGGCATTACGCGGCAGAAAGACGGATTCACCTACATGGATGTGGATTATCAAGGAAATGCGAATTTGCTCAAAGAAGCTCAAAAAACGGGCGTGGCGTCGTTTCAATACATTTCAGCAATTCATGGCGATAAATTGCGCCATTTGAAGATTTTTGAGGCCAAAGAAAAATTCGTAGACGAGTTAAAAGCTTCTGGAATAAATTATTGCGTGCTCCGGCCAAATGGATTTTTCTCAGACATGGCCGACTTTCTGCAAATGGCAAAAGCTGGGCGAGTGTATTTATTTGGCAACGGCGATTATAAATTAAATCCCATCGACGGCGAAGATTTAGCAAAAGTATGCGTAGATAAACTGCTTTCTGGAGAAAAAGAAGCTTCCATAGGCGGTCCGGATGTTCTCAGTCAAAACGAAATTGCCGCTTTGGCGCTGAAAGCTTGGAATCAGCCAGAAAAAATCACCCATTTGCCTGACTGGACAAGAAAATTTACCCTCTGGGTTTTACGAACTTTTACCTCACCCAAAACGTACGGTACGATTGAATTCTTTTTATCTGCCATGGCATCTGATAATATCGCCCCGCAATATGGCAACAAAAGCTTGCAAGATTTTTTCAACTCTGAAGTAAAAAATCAGAAAATTCCATACTGGCTTCTTTTTAAATCCATGAATAGCTGA